GCCAGGCCCTGTCCAATGTGGACGCGGCCCGCGCCAGCTTCTATCCCTCGTTGTCGCTGACCGGGACGCTGGGCGGTTCCAGCGACGCGTTGGGCATGGTGTTGCAGAATCCGGTGGCCTCGCTGGCCGGCAGCCTGACCTTGCCATTCCTGCAATGGAACCAGCGCCAGTTGAACCTGAAGATTTCCCGGACCGATTACGAGGAACGTGTGGTGGGCTTTCGCAAGTCGCTGTATCAGGCGATGGCGGATGTGGAAAACGCCTTGTCCAATCGAGGCCAGCTGCGTCAGCGCGGTGAGCAGCTGGAAGCCGCGCTGAGCGCCGCGCGCGAGGCCGAGCGCCTGTACGAGGTGCGCTATCGCGCGGGCTCGGTGGCCTTGCGGGCCTGGCTGGATGCCCAGGAGCGGCGCCGGACGGCGGAAATCGCCCGGGACGAGAACCGGCTGGACCGGCTGGTCAACCAGGTCAAGGTGTACCAGGCGCTGGGCGGCGACGACGCGCCGGCGGTGGATGCCGCCATTGCGCCGGCTTCTTCCAAGACGGCGCCGGCGCCGGGCGGCTAGCGCGACGCGGGTCCGGCGGCGGGGCGCTGGCCTGCCCTAAAATACCGCCCATGAACACGCCGCAATTTCCCGCCGCCTGCGATATCGAGCAGGCCGACGCCGACCGCCGCTTCGGCGGCCTTTCCCGCCTGTACGGGCCGGACGCGCCCGCCCGCCTGCGCGCCGCCCACGTCGCCGTGGCCGGCCTGGGCGGCGTCGGCTCGTGGACGGTGGAGGCGCTGGCGCGCTGCGGCGTCGGCGCGCTGACGCTGATCGACCTGGACCACATCGCCGAATCCAACGTCAACCGGCAGATCCATGCATTGACGCAGACGTTGGGCCAGTCCAAGGTCCAGGCCATGGCCGAGCGGGTTCAGGCCATCAATCCGCAATGCGTGCTGACCCTGGTCGACGATTTCGTCTCGCCCGAGAATGTGGCGCAGGTGCTGCCCGGCCCCTATACCGTCATCATCGATTGCACCGACCAGGCTGCGGCGAAGATCGCCATGATCCTGCAAGCGCGCGCGCTGGGCGCGCCCATGCTGCTGTGCGGCGGCGCGGGCGGCAAGACCGATCCGCTGGCGCTGCGCGCCGGCGACCTGTCGGCGGCGGTGAACGACGCGCTGCTGTCCAAGCTGCGCAACAAGCTGCGCAAGGAGCACGGCTTTGCGCGCGCGTCCGATCGCAACGGCAAGGCGCTCAAGCGGGTGCCGAAGATGGGTGTGCATGCGCTGTGGTTCGACCAGCCCGCCATCCTGCCCGACGCCTGGACCCGTCCGACCGAAGGCGAGGACGCGGTGGGCGCCGCCGGCCAGGCCATCGCGCCGCAGGGCCTGTCCTGCGCCGGCTACGGCTCGGTGGTCACGGTGACGGCGGCCATGGGCATGGCCGCCGCCAACGAGGCGCTGCGCCTGGCGCTGAGCGCGCCGGCGTCGGCCTAGCCTACAAGGCCACGAACACGATCCCGTCCTCGATCCGGACGGGGTAGGTGACCAGGTTTTCCCTCAGCGGCGAACACAGCGCGCGCCCGTCGCGCACGTCGAAGCGGCCCTGGTGCAGCGGGCATTCGATCTCGTGGCCCATGAGAAAGCCGTCGCACAGCCTGGCATTGCCGTGCGTACAGAGGTTGTCGGTGGCGTAGACCTCGCCGTCCACGCCGTACAGCGCGATTTCCCTGCCGCCGGCCGTCACGGCGATGACGTCTTCGTCCGGCACGTCGGCCCGCGCGAGGGCCCTGGTCCATTCTGTGCTCATGCGTTCTGGCTCCTGGTCAGATCGGATAGATGAGGGAGTTCGGAATCAGCTCGCTGTCGAAGATGCACAGGCGCGATTCGAATTTCAGGCCGTCCGGCGTGCGCCGGATCACGTCCTCGTAGCGCCCCACGTTGTAGACCGTGGTCAGCTGGTTCGGCTTGGTGCGGAACACGGCATAGCTGGCTTCGGACACGATGCGCCCGGCATCCACCGACAGCACGCGCGGCGCGCCGACCACATGGCGCTGGTAGTACGGGTCATGGAAGATGGTGTCGGTCGCGCCGTAGACGCGGTCCTTGAGCATGCCGCGGCTCTCGAAGGACATCGTCGCCAGCGGAAAACCCCGTTCGTGATTCTCGCGCGGCACCACTTTGTAGACGCAGTCCTCGACAAAGAAGTCGGGCCACTTGTCCCATTCCCCCGCGTCCAGCGCCGCTGCATAGTCGGCATAAAGCTGGCCGATCTGCCAGTACAAGCCAAAGTCAATCATGTTCAGTCATCCCCGGCGCAAAGCGCCACAAGGCAAGAAGAAACGCGCCCCACTCAGGCAATACCGTCCTCATCCGGGCAGCGCGGATCCGGCTCCGCCGGTCCGCAGCTGCGCCCCTGGGGGAAGCGCGCAGCGCTCGGGGGGGCCATCCTTTTTTTCCAGTATTGGTACATGCCGCGTATCAGCGTCTCGGTGACCATGTGCTCCGTGTTCTCGGCGGTCTTGCCGCCCAACTCCGCCACGCTGCGGTGCCAGGGCTTCTGCGCGAAGCCGGCCTGCGAGAACTCGATCACCTCGCCGTCGTCGGCAGACACGAAGCCGGCCGGGCCGAACAGATTGGCCTGACGCAGGCGCCGCCGCGTCATTTCCGGACTGTCCTCGGCGAAGCCGAAATGCGTCCAGACGAAGTCGAAGGCATCATGGCCGACGGGCTGGATGTGGCGGGTCGACAGGGAATTGACCTGCTGCTGGATGATGACGCTGGGGAACAGCGTCATCAGCACGGCGGTCGGCCCGTTCCACCAGGGCTCGGGCACGATGTCCAGGAAGCGGTCGTCGTTCAGCGACATCTGTTCCTTGAAGCTCGACACGCCGCTGGTGACGCTGCCCTTGCCGCCCTGGCCGCGCGTGGAGATCATCGCGGCGTGCCGAAAATGCCGGTCCATCTTCAGTTCCGAGCGGTTGTCGGCGCGCCACAGACCGAAGGTGACGAACCAGGTGTGCAGCAGGCCGGGGTGATAGGGATCCTTGATGTTCTCCTGCATCAGCTTCCAGTTGCCCGGGATGCGCTGGCGGCTGTAGCCATGGATCACCAGCTCGCGGCCATCGAAGACGCGGTCGAAGTAATGCAGGATGTCGGGTCCCAGGTAGTCCTCCAGCGGCTCGACCTCATGGTCGAATGACGCGAACACCACGCCGTTGCGGCAGGCCACCGCCAGCTTGGTCAGGCCGTGTTCCTCGGGCTTGAAGTCCGGCGGCATGCCGCCGTTGACCTTGCCGTCCTGCTTGACGCCGCGCCGGAACGGCACGCCGATCAGGTTGCCCTGCAGGTCGTAGTTCCATTGGTGATACGGGCAGACGAACTCGCTGCGGTTGCCGTGGCGCTCGCGGCAGAACTGCACGCCGCGATGCGCGCAGACGTTCTCCACCACGCGCACCTGTCCATCCTGGTCGCGCAGCAGGATGACTGAGCGTTCGCCCACGGCGGTGCGCTTGAAATCGCCGGGCTTGGGGATCTCGGCTTCCAGGCCGACATAACTCCAATGGCCCTGATAGAAAAAACGCTCCAGCTCGCGCTGGTGCAGGGCCGCGTCGGTGTAGACGGCGAAGGGAATGCGGTGGGCTCCCTCTTCGGGCCAGGACGGCGACGCGCCGGCCGGCGCGTCGCCGCCTGGACAGGCGGCCGCCTCGGGGCGGGCGGGGATGGCGGCGCTCATGGGCGCCTCCGGCCGCGGGGCGCGGCGATCGATGGCGTGGACATGCTTGTCTCCAGGTTGTCGCCGGCCATGGCGCGGCCGGGCGGCGCCGGCGCGTCGTGGCCGCCGGCTTGTTATCCGGGCATGATCCGGCAGTCCGGCAAATTAATAAATAGAATCTGGAAAATTAAACAGATCACCAGAATGAATATTGGTGGAGACATGCGCATGGACCTGAAAGACCTGGACCTGAACCTGCTGGTCGTCTTCAACGAGCTGCAGAAGCACGGCCGGGTGGCGGCTGTGGCGCAAAGCCTGGGCATCTCGCAGCCCGGCGTCAGCAACGCGCTGGGCCGGCTGCGCAAGCTGCTGGGCGACGAGCTGTTCCTGCGCACCGCGCGCGGCATGGTGCCCACGCCCTACGCGCAATTGCTGGCCCGGCCCATCGCCGACGCGCTGGGCGCGCTGCACAGCACGCTGAACGCGCGCGCGTCATTCGACCCGCGCGGCAGCGAGCGCGGCTTCGTGATCGGCGTCAACGACGTGGGTGAATCCTATTTCCTGCCCAGGCTGATGCGGACGCTGGAAGGCATGGCGCCGGGCGTCACCATCCGCACGGTGCGCACCACCTCGATGGATGTGAAGGACGAGATGGAGCGCGGCCGGGTGGACCTGGCGATGGGCTTCCTGCCGGCCTTGAAGGCTGGCTTCTTCCAGCGCCGGCTGTTTCGACAGCCCTATGTCTGCATCTTTCGTCACGATCATCTGCTGGCCCGCTCGGGCGTGTCGATCCGCCAGTTCCGCGCCGCCGAGCATGTGGCCATCGTGTCCGAGGGCACCGGCCATGGCGTGGTGGATGAGGTCATCGAGCGCGCCGGCATCCGGCGGCGGTTGCGGCTGACGGTGCCGCATTTCATGGCGGTGGGACCGGTGCTGCAGGCCACCGACATGATCGCCGTCGTGCCCCGGCGCTTCGCCGACTGCGCCTGCAAGCCCTTCGGGCTGGCCACCGCGCCCTGTCCCGTGAAGATCCCGGAGTCGGTCATCAATGTGTTCTGGCACGCGCGCAATCACCGCGATCCGGCCAACCAGTGGCTGCGGCAGGTGGTGGTGGACGAGTTCGCGGACCAGGGCGGCGCGGCCTGATGCCGGGGCCGGTGGACCGAGGCGGGCCGTGTACGACGGCGGGCATATCCGCCGTCTCGACAAAATTGTCAATTAGTCAACCCTGAACAATCCTTCGGAGCCCTATTTCGTGCGGCTCTTCTGGTAGAAGAGATGGCGTGAATTTGCCGGATTCGAGATGCTAGAAGCCCGATTTCCTGCAAATCTAGCCAAGGTGTAGATGAGTTAGTAGACGCCGGTAGCTCAGAGTGGGAAGCTGTTTGAATACCCGTTGCATGATCATATCAACCTGAAGTATCCGATCGTGCGATTGGGCGAGCTGCTCGACTGGCAGCGCATCGAGGCGGTGTGCTCGTCGAGTTTCACATCGAGCCGAGGCCGCCCGGCGACGGCGCCCAGGCCGATCGCCGGGCTGCTGTATTTGCAACACGCCTTCGACCTGTCGGACGAAGAGGTTGTGTGGGGGGGCTGGGTGGAAAATCCGTATTGGCAGGTATTCCCCGGCGAGACCTATTTGCAGACTGGGCCGCCGATCATTCCGTCGATCCTGGCGAGATGGCGCCAGAGACTGGGCGAGGCGAGCATGGAAGAGTTGCAGCCCGTCCCGGTGGCCGCAGCCAAGGATGGCGGGCTGTTGCGCGCGGCCATTGTCAAGACGGTGATTGTGGTGGGCACGACGGTCGCGCCCGAGTCGGTGGCGCATCCGACGGACTCGCGCGTGCTCGAGCATAGTCGCCAGCATCTGGTCAAGGCCGCGGCCGAGCACGGATTGAAGCTGCGTGTACGCGCTGCATGCGCCAGAGGTCGAGTAGTGCATCAGCAAGGGCAAGGCCAGAACGCCGTACGAGTTTGGGGTGAAAGTGTCGATCGCGACCACGCTCAAGGAAGGGTTCGTGGTTGGGGGCGCGCGCGATGCCGGGCAATCCGTATGATGGGCACGCGCTAGCCGACGCGCTGGAGCGGGCGGGTATCATTGCCAAAAGCCCGATCACCACGGCGGTCGTGGATCGCGGCTACCGTGGCGTCGAGGTGTCGGGCTTTCGGCTCCTGCGCTCAGGTCAGCGACGCGGTTTGACCCGAGAGGGCTCAAGGCGATGATCAAGCGGCGCAGAGCCATCGAACCGACGATCGGGCACATGAAGGCCGACGGCAAGCATGGCCGGAACTGGCTCACGGGCGCGCTGGGCGATGCGATCCACGCAGTGCTATGTGGTGCCGGCCACAACATCCGGCGGCTGCTGCGCCGGCTGAGGCTTTTCTACGCCTTGCTCCGGGTGTTGGGGATGGGCCGTCTGACGTGCCCCCGGAGATGTGCAGGTGCCTGACGGTATCACGGTTTCTAGCACGGGCACGATCAACTTCAACCACACGGCATCGAACTAATTGCTGGGGGGCCGCCTTGAACAACGCAGGGGTGGCCTCGAGTGGCGTCGTCAAGCAGATATCGGGCACGATGATCCTGACGGCCACCAATAGCTATTCCGGCGGTACGACCATGACCCGCGGCACGCTCTCGGTCTCGAAGGACGAGAGCCTGGGCGAGGCGGTCGGCGGGTTGGCCTTCAACGGTGGCACGTTGCAGGTGACGGGCAAGACAATGACGTCGATGGCTCGCGTCATCACGGTGGACGCGGCCGGAGTCGGCTTGGACATTGACGATGCCGCAAACACCCTGACCGTCGCAAAGCCTTTGCTGGGCATCGGACTTCTGACCAAGTCGGGCGAAGGCACGCTTGTATTGACCCAGTGAAAACCTGCTCACGTCATGATCGAGGTAGTTGACGATGAGCATGAAGATGGAAGACGACATCAAACGCTGGACGGCCAGCTCAGCATCGCCTCGCCATACGCCTCTTGAAGGTCCTTGAACTGACGCTCGTACTGCTCGCGCACGTCCTGGGGATTGGCCCGCAAGGCATTCTCCATGCCCCGCTTGCCATCGTCGACCCACTGTTCGACCTCTGAAGGCGACGGGTCGTATTGGCGGCTCGCCTCGGCGACGGTGGTCTTGCCTTGAATGATGTCCAACACCAGCGCGCTCTTGCGCTTGAGCGCGTGATCCGTACGCTCAAAGAACAATGCGCGCATCGGCATCGCTTCGCGACCATCCAGCACGCCAGCCGCGTTGTAGGCGACCGGATACGTTTTTACAATCATCGACGCCCGCACCAGGCGCTCGACATGAAGACCCCGGCTGAAGCGTTTGCACTAGCCGCATACCCTGAGCAGGTTCTGCTGAGTCAATATGGCGGGCGGCAGGGTTGAAAATCCAGAACTCTACGGTTATGATTCGGAATCATAACTTTTGAGCTATTGATTGGAACCTACTGCCAACGATCTGTTCGCCGCGTTGGGCGACCCGACCCGCCGGGCAATCTTTCAACGGCTTTCCCATGAGGGCGAGCAGACCGTCGGACGACTGACCGCGCATGCAGGCGTATCGCAGCCCGCCGTGTCCAAGCATGTGGCCGTCTTGCGACAGGCCGGGTTGGTGGAAGGGCGCCCTGATGGACGAGAAACCTATTACCGCGTTCGATCGGAGGGGCTCGCGCCCTTGATTGACTGGCTCGGTGTCTACGGCGTGTTCTGGCGGGATCGAATCGACGCGTTGTCGGACCTGCTGAACAGGATGGACACATGACTACACCGCGAGAGTTGCACAGCCTGGTCGTGGAGCGGAACCTTCGGCATCCGCCCGAAAAAGTGTGGCGTGCACTCACTCAATCGTGGTTGATCGAGGAGTGGCTGTTGGCCAACGACTTTGTGCCTGAGGTCGGTCACCGCTTTACATTGCGCGCGAAGCCGTTGCCCGGGTGGTCGGGTATCACGAATTGCCAGGTCATCGATGTGGAGCCGGAACGACTGCTCCGCTATCGCTGGGGTGATGGCACGGAATCCTCGAACGGGCTGAAGACGATTGTCACCTGGACCTTGACGCCGCATGAGGGAGGCACTTTGCTGCAGATGGAGCAGTCGGGCTTTCCGTCTCCGACCGCGCTCAGCTACGTGCGCCTCGGCTCGGCCTGGCCTCGTTTTCTGGACAAACTGGATCGGCTCATCGGCTAGTTCCGGCGGCTGAACATTGACCTTTCTTCTTCCCAATGGGGCCTGCTGGACGGCCGACCCCACGGGTAATGCTTGCCCGGCGCAAGCCATCGGTTTCGGCCGCACGGCCAAAGGAATAGCAGGTATGTCAACTGTCCGAATCGCAATCGTCTATCACAGCATGTATGGCCACACTGCCAGGCAGGCTGCTGCGGTGCGCGCCGGTGTAGAACGCATTCACGGTGCGGAAGCGCTTCTCTTGACCACCGAGGAGGCGCTGTCTCGCTGGGACGACTTAGCATTGGCGGAGGGCATCATCTTCGGCTCGCCCACCTACATGGCCAGCGTGTCGGCAGCATTCAAGACTTTTCAGGAGGCGACCTCGAATGCTGTCCTCGCCAAAGGCGCATGGAAAGACAAGGTCGCCGCAGGGTTTACAAACTCGGGCGCTCACGCGGGCGACAAACTTGCCACCTTGATCCAGATCGCGCTGTTTGCCGCCCAACACGGCATGCACTGGGTCAACCTCGCCCTGCCGCCTGCGAATAACTCCACCACGGGCTCGGACCAGGACTTGAATCGCCTGGGATTCTGGCTCGGTGCTGGGGCTCAATCCAATGTCGATCAGGCGGCCGAGATTGTGCCGCCGGAATCGGATCTGGCGACGGCTCGCCATTTGGGTCAGCGCGTGGCAGAGGTTGCCTTGCAGCTTGCGCGCGGGCGGACTTGAAGAGCGTCACGTTTTCAATGAAATGGTTATCACTCCAATTCGATCGAGGTTTGGGGCGTGGATTAATCGAGAATGGAAGCCTCCTTCGTGGGGGGGTATTCAATGACTGTAAATACGAAAACGATCGAGATTAGGGCCTCTCGGCCCGAAGACGGCGCGCGCGCAATTGAAATCTGGCGAGATGCGGTTGATGCGACGCATGATTTTTTGTCACCGGAGGATCGTCGCGCGATTGACGAGATGGTGTGCGGCTTTTTGCCTCAAGTGCCGCTATGGCTGGCGGTCGATACCAATGATTATCCGGTGGCCTTTATGTTCGTCGAAAACAGGCACATGCAGGCGCTATTCGTTGATCCGGCTTGTCGAGGTACTGGCATTGGCGCGGCGCTGGTTCGCCACGGCCTGACGCTTCACCCCAACATGACGACTGACGTTAATGAGCAGAACAGTCAAGCAGTGGGTTTCTACGAAAAAATGGGCTTCAAGCGCATTGGCCATTCACCTGTCGACGATCAAGGCAGGCCGTACCCGCTTGTTCATCTTGAATACCAAGGCTGAGCAAGATAGAAATGATTTCGATAAGGCAGGGGAAGCAATGATGAGGGTCGGCCTGGTGGGGTGGCGCGGTATGGTTGGCTCCATGCTGCTGAAGCGGATGCGCGAAGAGGGCGATTTTTCGAGAATATTGCCGACGTATTTCAGCACGTCTGCGGCAGGGCGCTCGTATCGTGACCCGCTTGGTGTTGAGCACCGTCTGCTCGACGCGAACTCAGTCGACAGACTTGGCGAGATGGATATCATCATTACCTGCCAGGGCGGCGACTATACGAAAGCTGCATATCCAGTGCTGCGCGCTTCAGGCTGGCGTGGCTTCTGGATCGATGCGGCGTCCGCGAAGCGGATGGATGACGATTCGATCATCGCGCTCGACCCGGTCAACCACGAACAGGTCGAGGCCGGCATCGCTGCAGGCGTGCGTAACTACATCGGCGGCAACTGCTCGATCACGCTCTCGCTCATCGGCCTGACCGGGCTGTTTCGCGCCGGGCTCGTCGAATGGATGAGCATGATGACCTACCAGGCGGCGTCGGGCGCCGGCGCACAGCATGTGAAGGAACTGCTCGGCCAGATGTCGGCCGTCGCCAAGCGTGTCAACAACGACAATCTTGCCGATTCCGACACGCCGGTGCTCGACTTGCTGGCGAAAGCACACGCAGCGCCACGCGCGAGTGATTACCCAATCGAAGCGTTCGGCGCGCCCCTCGCGGGCAGCATTATTCCGTGGATCGACAGCGACCTCGGCAACGGTATGAGCCGCGAGGAATGGAAGGGGGAAGTCGAGACTAACAAGATCCTTGGTCTGCCACCCGGAACGATTGGGGTTGACGGGCTCTGCGTTCGTGTCGCCGCGCTGCAGAGTCACTCGGCCGCGATCACGCTGAAGCTGAAGGAGAACGTCGAACTCCATCATCTCGAAAGGCTGATTCGCGAGGCGCACAAGTGGGTAGGTTTTGTGCCGAACACCCGACAGGAAACGATTCAACGGCTGTCGCCTGCCGCCGTCAGCGGATCGCTGAAGATCGGTGTGGGCAGACTGCGTCGCCTCAACGTCGAGCCGCGGATGTACAGCGTGTTGACCACGGGTGATCAATTGCTATGGGGAGCTGCTGAACCCCTGCGGCGCGTGCTGAACATGATCCTGAATGCACAGTAGATTCCCAGCGAGCAGGGCGTTTCAGCGATGGCGGAGCGACATGAGCCGCATCGCTCGATCCTTCGGCGGTGGCTTCGTCCTGATGCATGGAAAACCCGACTCGATATAGGTGGCGTCGACGCGCTTCCTGTCTAGAAAGCAGAGAGAAAAACCATGAGTGACATCATCATCGCAGGCTTATTTATCGGTCTGACTGCCACTGCGCTGTCGGATTTGTGGGCCGTGTTTCTCGAAAAGGTGTTCAAGGTACCGAATTACGGCTTCGATGCCGTGGGCCGCTGGATTGGGCACATGACTCGCGGACGATTCTTCCACAAGCCGATCTTCGCGTCGCCTCCGATTCCCGGCGAAAAAGCGATCGGCTGGATCGCACATTACGCATTAGGCGCTGCGTTTGGTTTCCTGCCAATTCTGCTCGGTGGCGGCACGGACTGGATTGCCGATCCGACGTGGGCAGTGGCAATCGCAGCAGGTCTTCTCACGCTCGCGGTACCGTTTTTCATCGTCGTTCCCGCATTCGGCATGGGAGTCCTGTGCTTGCGCACGCCGGATCCCTGGGCGGCATGTCGCCGGGGCGTAATCTCGCACCTGTACTACGGCATTGCGCTCTACATCGCCGCAATCGTCTTTGCGATGCTGATGCGCTGATGAAGGTCGATGGTGCGCTTCTGCATCAAGCGGTACTGGATCCGGAGTATGGATTTTTCCTTGCGCCCATGACCCGAGGCATGCGGCTCACGACAGCGGTGGAGCTCGGTGTGCGCGATGCGCCATGCACACTGGTTCAGCTCGCTGCGGTCGAGCCAGTGGCGCGCCGCATGCTCCCGCTTTAGGAGCCGGTCGGGCCGGAGTCATGGACGGGATGTCGCCGGTGTACGCCGAATATGATGCCGATTATTGGGCCTGCCCCGAAGCACAAAGGCATGTGGTTCGCATTCGGGCATGCACGCATATCACGGTTTGACGCTCGATTCCGTCACCGGCGGATTGATTGCTGAAATGATTCCTGGCGAAACCGCGCTCGTCGATCCAACACCATTTCGAGCGGATCGGCTTTGATGAATATGGACATCTGCTCGGAATGGAGATGTGGGAGTGGAAAAGGGGGATGCTTCGTGGTTAAAGTCGCTTGAAGAAATTCGGTGAGCTCATCGAACCTCTGGCTCTTCGTGATCCTTTTTTGATCTCGGCGATCATCCCGCGCCCGGATCAAGTGTCCCCAGCTGCGTTTTTTGTGTTTGTCCGAAATAGGTCGAAATGATGCAGAACGTTGTTAAAGTTGAAGTCGCTCATGAAGTGTTCCGTATCGGTCATACAAAAGACTACGAGGGAATGCTGGTCAAGAAATTCTTCGTGGTCGCCGAGTTGGAAAGCGGAGAGTTATACGTCCATTTGCCCGGTTTCCAAGGCTGGGAAATTGAGGCGCGTCCCGAAGAAGATGATGTAATTCTGTTCGATACTTCCGAACTCGCACAGGAACGTGCTGAGCGCGTTTGTCGGCACATGAAAGACAATTTGGCAACCGGAAAGCCGCTGAATATGGATGCGTGGCAATTTCTCCGTATGGTGCACGTCAGGAAACCCTAGACGCCGCTGCATGACATGCCGGACATGGAAACGAAGGTAGGGGAGATCAATCGGCGGCGTATACAGAGGTCCAGAGCTTCGTGGCTCTCAAATCAACCACGATCATGACGGTAGCGCGTGCGCTGAATGATCCGAGAGGTCCGGTGGCCTATTGAGAAGCTGATCCCACCGACACGTCCTAGTGCGTCTTGTCAGGTTGTTCGAAAGCCGTAGATCAAAACAAAGTTGTGACCGTTTGCGAAGCAAAGATGTGACTTCGCTGCCCGACGCTGGCAGCGCAGCCCCATTTCCAGCTGTCAACTGCGGAGGCGTGCAACTCGTTAGGTGAAGGACATCGAACATTGCGGGATATCTTGGTGCTGTGAATTCAGACGGTCAGTGCAACACCCTCTTGAAAGTCTGATGAGTAGAGGTGTGCAATGGTCCGTATTTACGGTGCCATGACCGCAGAGAGGAAGTCTCGGGTCTGGGATCTGTGGCGCAAGGGGACCCCGATGAGCTCCATTGCACGCGACGTTGCCAAGCCTCCCGCGACCGTTTTTTCATATCTTCTGTACCTCGGAGGCATCATGTCTCGGACTAGGACGCGCCGTGCCGAATGCCTATCCACAGAAGAGCGAGAGTCGATCTCTCGGGGACTGGCCGGTGGTGCGAGTTGTCGAGCTATTGGTCGCGAGTTGAGCCGGTCAGCATCGACGATCTCGAGAGAGGTGCGTCGCAACGGCGGGCCGGCGAAGTACCGGGCGTACGATGCTGAAAAGCAATTTTTGAAGCGTGGTCGGCGCCCGAAGCCTTACTTGCTATCCAGTGAGCCTGAGCTGCGCGATATCGTGACACGTTTGTTGGAAGCTGACTGTTCGCCCGAACAGATTTCAGGATGGCTGAAACGCCAATCTCCTGACGGAAAGACGATGTGAATTTCTCACGAAACAAGCTATCGATCCCTGTTTGTTCAAGCTCGCGGCGTCCTTCGAGAAGAAAAAAAAAGCACCAGCGAACCCAGCGAACGTTTCGCCATGCCAGACCCCATCAGGCAGCCAGGTCAGGTGGAATTCCCCACGGTATCTCAATTCGTTCTCGTCCTGCGCAGATCGAAGACCGCGCATTGCCAGGGCATTGGGAAGGCGATCTTATTGTGGGAGCAAATCAGAGCGCTATCGCCACGATCGTCGACAGAAGTACGCGGTTCACCGTGCTTTGCAAGATCAAGGACAAGCGGGCCGAAACCGTCACTCGAGCCCTTGTTGAGCAGATGCGCCAGCTTCCTGTTCAACCAAGGAGAAGCCTGATCTGGGACCGCGGGGTTGAGTTGTCTGCG
The Achromobacter sp. AONIH1 DNA segment above includes these coding regions:
- a CDS encoding ThiF family adenylyltransferase, translating into MNTPQFPAACDIEQADADRRFGGLSRLYGPDAPARLRAAHVAVAGLGGVGSWTVEALARCGVGALTLIDLDHIAESNVNRQIHALTQTLGQSKVQAMAERVQAINPQCVLTLVDDFVSPENVAQVLPGPYTVIIDCTDQAAAKIAMILQARALGAPMLLCGGAGGKTDPLALRAGDLSAAVNDALLSKLRNKLRKEHGFARASDRNGKALKRVPKMGVHALWFDQPAILPDAWTRPTEGEDAVGAAGQAIAPQGLSCAGYGSVVTVTAAMGMAAANEALRLALSAPASA
- a CDS encoding non-heme iron oxygenase ferredoxin subunit, which gives rise to MSTEWTRALARADVPDEDVIAVTAGGREIALYGVDGEVYATDNLCTHGNARLCDGFLMGHEIECPLHQGRFDVRDGRALCSPLRENLVTYPVRIEDGIVFVAL
- a CDS encoding aromatic-ring-hydroxylating dioxygenase subunit beta, yielding MIDFGLYWQIGQLYADYAAALDAGEWDKWPDFFVEDCVYKVVPRENHERGFPLATMSFESRGMLKDRVYGATDTIFHDPYYQRHVVGAPRVLSVDAGRIVSEASYAVFRTKPNQLTTVYNVGRYEDVIRRTPDGLKFESRLCIFDSELIPNSLIYPI
- a CDS encoding aromatic ring-hydroxylating dioxygenase subunit alpha, which encodes MSAAIPARPEAAACPGGDAPAGASPSWPEEGAHRIPFAVYTDAALHQRELERFFYQGHWSYVGLEAEIPKPGDFKRTAVGERSVILLRDQDGQVRVVENVCAHRGVQFCRERHGNRSEFVCPYHQWNYDLQGNLIGVPFRRGVKQDGKVNGGMPPDFKPEEHGLTKLAVACRNGVVFASFDHEVEPLEDYLGPDILHYFDRVFDGRELVIHGYSRQRIPGNWKLMQENIKDPYHPGLLHTWFVTFGLWRADNRSELKMDRHFRHAAMISTRGQGGKGSVTSGVSSFKEQMSLNDDRFLDIVPEPWWNGPTAVLMTLFPSVIIQQQVNSLSTRHIQPVGHDAFDFVWTHFGFAEDSPEMTRRRLRQANLFGPAGFVSADDGEVIEFSQAGFAQKPWHRSVAELGGKTAENTEHMVTETLIRGMYQYWKKRMAPPSAARFPQGRSCGPAEPDPRCPDEDGIA
- a CDS encoding LysR family transcriptional regulator; its protein translation is MDLKDLDLNLLVVFNELQKHGRVAAVAQSLGISQPGVSNALGRLRKLLGDELFLRTARGMVPTPYAQLLARPIADALGALHSTLNARASFDPRGSERGFVIGVNDVGESYFLPRLMRTLEGMAPGVTIRTVRTTSMDVKDEMERGRVDLAMGFLPALKAGFFQRRLFRQPYVCIFRHDHLLARSGVSIRQFRAAEHVAIVSEGTGHGVVDEVIERAGIRRRLRLTVPHFMAVGPVLQATDMIAVVPRRFADCACKPFGLATAPCPVKIPESVINVFWHARNHRDPANQWLRQVVVDEFADQGGAA
- a CDS encoding autotransporter-associated beta strand repeat-containing protein; its protein translation is MNNAGVASSGVVKQISGTMILTATNSYSGGTTMTRGTLSVSKDESLGEAVGGLAFNGGTLQVTGKTMTSMARVITVDAAGVGLDIDDAANTLTVAKPLLGIGLLTKSGEGTLVLTQ
- a CDS encoding transposase, with protein sequence MRALFFERTDHALKRKSALVLDIIQGKTTVAEASRQYDPSPSEVEQWVDDGKRGMENALRANPQDVREQYERQFKDLQEAYGEAMLSWPSSV
- a CDS encoding integrase core domain-containing protein produces the protein MIRTLKEQCAHRHRFATIQHASRVVGDRIRFYNHRRPHQALDMKTPAEAFALAAYPEQVLLSQYGGRQG
- a CDS encoding helix-turn-helix transcriptional regulator; the protein is MEPTANDLFAALGDPTRRAIFQRLSHEGEQTVGRLTAHAGVSQPAVSKHVAVLRQAGLVEGRPDGRETYYRVRSEGLAPLIDWLGVYGVFWRDRIDALSDLLNRMDT
- a CDS encoding SRPBCC domain-containing protein, which gives rise to MTTPRELHSLVVERNLRHPPEKVWRALTQSWLIEEWLLANDFVPEVGHRFTLRAKPLPGWSGITNCQVIDVEPERLLRYRWGDGTESSNGLKTIVTWTLTPHEGGTLLQMEQSGFPSPTALSYVRLGSAWPRFLDKLDRLIG
- a CDS encoding flavodoxin family protein, whose product is MSTVRIAIVYHSMYGHTARQAAAVRAGVERIHGAEALLLTTEEALSRWDDLALAEGIIFGSPTYMASVSAAFKTFQEATSNAVLAKGAWKDKVAAGFTNSGAHAGDKLATLIQIALFAAQHGMHWVNLALPPANNSTTGSDQDLNRLGFWLGAGAQSNVDQAAEIVPPESDLATARHLGQRVAEVALQLARGRT